The bacterium genome segment GCAACAATGAATTTTATGGGGAAGCTGAAAAAGCAGGGAAGATTTGAGGGAAGACGGTCGAATTGGAAAAAGGCTGTTGTTACTTTACACGAAGGATTTACCATAGACTTTTTTGAGGGTACTTAAGATATGCCAGTAAAGAGTTTTAGACCCAGAACACCGTCGCAACGGTATAAAACCGTATCGACGTTTGAGGAAATTACAAAAGAAAAGCCGGAAAAATCTCTTGTAAGATCGAAAAAACAAAAATCCGGACGTAACAATTTAGGGCGTGTTACAATGCGCCGCCGCGGCGGCGGGCATAAACGTCTTTATCGAGTAATAGATTTTAAGAGGAATAAGGACAATATACCTGCAAAAGTAGCTGCAATAGAATATGATCCTAACAGAACAGGAAGAATTGCACTGCTTTTTTATGCGGATGGTGAGAAGAGATATATCATTGCTCCAAGAGGGTTAAATGTCGGTGATACTGTGCTATCAGGGGATAATGCAACTGTAAGTGTAGGAAATATGCTTCCGCTTGATAAAATTCCCTTTGGTACTGATATTCACAATATCGAACTCTATCCAAACGGCGGAGGAAAGCTTGTACGCGGAGCAGGAACATCTGCTAAGTTGATGGCAAGAGAAGGTAAATATGCCCTCATAAAACTGCCATCAGGAGAGGTGAGGATGATTCTTTCCAGGTGCAGGGCTACTGTCGGGCAGGTTGGTAATGAAGATCACGTCAATATTTCTATAGGTAAGGCAGGGCGTTCAAGATGGCTTGGAAAACGTCCGAAGGTAAGAGGGGTCGTAATGAATCCCATTGACCATCCCATGGGTGGAGGTGAAGGAAAATCATCGGGTGGACGTCATCCGACTACACCGTGGGGTAAGATGACAAAAGGTCTCAAAACCCGTAAAAAGGGTAAGAAATCTGATAAGTACATCGTTAAAAAACGTAGAGGATAAAGGAAGCAGGAATGGCTCGTTCCATCAAAAAAGGTCCGTATGTCGATCAAAAGTTAGTTATGAAGATTGATAAGCTTAATCAGTCAAATACCAAGAAGGTAGTGAAAACATGGGCAAGAAGAAGTATGATTCCCCCTGAATTTGTAGGGCATACAATTGCCATACATAATGGCAAGAAATTTATACCGGTTTTTATTACTGAAAATATGGTGGGTCATAAATTGGGTGAGTTCTCTCCCACAAGGACTTTCAGAACCCACAGCAATAAAAAGGCTGATAAGAGATAGTAGAACAATACTATGAGTATCAAAGAGAGTGAGATTCTGTAATGGAAGCAAAAGCTGTTGCAAGGTATATTAGAATGTCTCCGAGAAAGGTCAGGTTAGTAGCAGATCTTGTCAGGGATAAGTCTGTGGGAGAAGCACTTAACCTTCTGCATTTTACTCAGAAGAGAAGCGCTCTGCCTGTTGAAAAACTTCTTCGTTCTGCCGTATCTAATATGATGAACAAAGAAGAGGCTTCTAAATTAGAGCCTGAAGATTTGTATATTAAAGAAATATTTGTAGACGAGGGCCCTATGATGAAAAGATTCAGACCTAGGGCTATGGGTAGGGCTACCATGATTAGAAAACGTTTTGCGCATATTACAATTGTGGTTTCAGACGCACCTGCAAAAGAATAATGGAGGATAAGTTTTTTGGGACAGAAGGTACATCCAATCGGGTTGAGACTCGGCATTAATAAATCATGGAAATCTCTGTGGTTTGATGAAAAAAACTTTGCAAAAAAACTTCATGAAGATCTTATGCTTCGGAAGTATATAAGAAAGCGTATGCCTAATGCCGGGATATCAAATATTGAGATTAAGAGGACGCCAAAAAGAATTACACTAACAATCCATACATCCCGCCCGGGTATTGTTATCGGGAAAAAGGGTTCGGAAGTTGATAAACTGAAAGAAGAGCTTCAGAAGATTACTTCCCAGAATGTTCAGGTTAATATTCATGAGATAAAACGCCCTGAACTGGATGCATATCTTGTTGCTGAAAATGTTGTGCGTCAGCTTGAATCCAAAATATCTTTCCGCAGAGCAATGAAACGTGCAATTACATCAACAATGCGAATGGGTGCTGAAGGTGTGAGAATACGCTGCTCAGGCAGGCTTGGTGGTGCTGAGATGGCAAGGGTGGAGCAGTACAGAGAAGGAAGAATTCCTCTGCACACCCTACGGGCAGATATTGATTATGCACAGATCGAAGCACATACTACGTACGGAATAATCGGCGTTAAGGTTTGGATATGCAAAGGTGAAATAGTTTGAAATCATTAGCTTGTGTGATTAGTTGTACTTGATGATTCAATGAGATTGATGAGGAGTATATAGTTATGTTAATGCCGTCAAAGGTGAAATGGAGAAAACCACAACGCGGCCGAATGAGAGGAAAAGCTTACAGAGGTTCCAAGATTTCTTTCGGTACTTATGGTTTAAAGGCACAACAGCCGGGCTGGCTTACAAGCAGGCAGATTGAGGCTGCACGTGTTGCAATGACCAGGCATATAAAGCGTGGCGGTAAATTGTGGATAAGAGTGTTCCCGGATAAACCTGTTACCACTAAACCAGCAGAAACGCGTATGGGAAAAGGAAAAGGTGCACCGGAATTTTGGGTTGCTGTAATAAAGCCAGGTAGAATTCTATTTGAACTTGAGGGTGTACCGTTCAATACAGCAAAGGAGGCTTTACGACTTGCCTCGTATAAGTTGCCGTTAAAAACAAAGTTTGTTTCTACAATAAAAGAGGGGGACGAGTCGTGATAAAGATGGACGAGATCCGGCAGATGCCTCTTGAGGAAATTAAGATTCGTTTGGAGGACACTGAAGAGGAGCTTTCAAATCTTCAATTTCAGCTTGCGCTTCATCAGTTGGATAATCCTCTTAAGGTTCGTAATTTGAGAAGGGATGTTGCTCGGCTGAGGACAGTTATCAGAGAGTATGAACTGGGACTTCGAATTGACAAGAAGCCTCAGGGCTGAGGAGAAGGGTATGACCGGAAGATCACAGAGAAAGACATTTGTAGGTAAAGTTGTAAGTAATAAGATGGATAAAAGTGTTACGGTAGAGGTAGTAAGGCGATTCCGCCATCCTCTATACGGTAAATTAGTTACAAAAACAGCTAAGTTTATGGCTCATGATGAAGAGAATCAGTGTACAATCGGAGACACTGTACAAATAGCTGAAACGCGTCCGCTTAGTAAAAAGAAGCGGTGGCGTCTGGTGAAAATTATTAAAAAGGCACAATAAGGTTTACGGAGATAATATAGTATGATTCAACAATATACACGATTAAATGTTGCCGATAATACCGGAGCCAAGAAAGTTCAGTGTATTAAAGTGCTGGGGGGATCAAAACGGCGTTACGGATCTGTAGGCGATATAATAGTAGTATCGGTTAAAAGTGCTATCCCCGGCGGTACTGTGAAAAAAGGTGAAATCAGCAAGGCAGTCATCGTCAGGACCAAAAAAGAAATTAACAGGAATGACGGAACTTATTTACGGTTTGATGATAATGCAGTGGTTTTGATCAATGATCAGGGTGAGCCGAAGGGAACGAGAATATTTGGGCCGGTGGCAAGAGAATTACGTGAGAAACAGTTTATGAAGATTGTTTCATTGTCACCTGAAGTACTTTAATTGGTGAGTGGAGTCAGCAGAATGAAAA includes the following:
- the rplB gene encoding 50S ribosomal protein L2; this translates as MPVKSFRPRTPSQRYKTVSTFEEITKEKPEKSLVRSKKQKSGRNNLGRVTMRRRGGGHKRLYRVIDFKRNKDNIPAKVAAIEYDPNRTGRIALLFYADGEKRYIIAPRGLNVGDTVLSGDNATVSVGNMLPLDKIPFGTDIHNIELYPNGGGKLVRGAGTSAKLMAREGKYALIKLPSGEVRMILSRCRATVGQVGNEDHVNISIGKAGRSRWLGKRPKVRGVVMNPIDHPMGGGEGKSSGGRHPTTPWGKMTKGLKTRKKGKKSDKYIVKKRRG
- the rpsS gene encoding 30S ribosomal protein S19, with translation MARSIKKGPYVDQKLVMKIDKLNQSNTKKVVKTWARRSMIPPEFVGHTIAIHNGKKFIPVFITENMVGHKLGEFSPTRTFRTHSNKKADKR
- the rplV gene encoding 50S ribosomal protein L22, with protein sequence MEAKAVARYIRMSPRKVRLVADLVRDKSVGEALNLLHFTQKRSALPVEKLLRSAVSNMMNKEEASKLEPEDLYIKEIFVDEGPMMKRFRPRAMGRATMIRKRFAHITIVVSDAPAKE
- the rpsC gene encoding 30S ribosomal protein S3 is translated as MGQKVHPIGLRLGINKSWKSLWFDEKNFAKKLHEDLMLRKYIRKRMPNAGISNIEIKRTPKRITLTIHTSRPGIVIGKKGSEVDKLKEELQKITSQNVQVNIHEIKRPELDAYLVAENVVRQLESKISFRRAMKRAITSTMRMGAEGVRIRCSGRLGGAEMARVEQYREGRIPLHTLRADIDYAQIEAHTTYGIIGVKVWICKGEIV
- the rplP gene encoding 50S ribosomal protein L16 → MLMPSKVKWRKPQRGRMRGKAYRGSKISFGTYGLKAQQPGWLTSRQIEAARVAMTRHIKRGGKLWIRVFPDKPVTTKPAETRMGKGKGAPEFWVAVIKPGRILFELEGVPFNTAKEALRLASYKLPLKTKFVSTIKEGDES
- the rpmC gene encoding 50S ribosomal protein L29 produces the protein MKMDEIRQMPLEEIKIRLEDTEEELSNLQFQLALHQLDNPLKVRNLRRDVARLRTVIREYELGLRIDKKPQG
- the rpsQ gene encoding 30S ribosomal protein S17 codes for the protein MTGRSQRKTFVGKVVSNKMDKSVTVEVVRRFRHPLYGKLVTKTAKFMAHDEENQCTIGDTVQIAETRPLSKKKRWRLVKIIKKAQ
- the rplN gene encoding 50S ribosomal protein L14, whose translation is MIQQYTRLNVADNTGAKKVQCIKVLGGSKRRYGSVGDIIVVSVKSAIPGGTVKKGEISKAVIVRTKKEINRNDGTYLRFDDNAVVLINDQGEPKGTRIFGPVARELREKQFMKIVSLSPEVL